The Bacteroidales bacterium genome window below encodes:
- a CDS encoding ankyrin repeat domain-containing protein: protein MSRKLYIIFILLFLFSWHAFAQDETETMVSESFLIKSAEEGDSVQVKTLVRSGVNPNCTTWEGVTPLMFASQNGHINIVKYLLYAGAKPNLQAVDGNTALILAIQTGQIAIAETLIQNKADINMANNDGVTPLMQAIMVDSFYIPDMLIYYGAKAGDKDKKGRTALMLAAMYGSYDIALELLQAGAGVNDTDEEKNTALHYATLNGNRQVMDLLIVNGAEIDARNTSGYTPLSTAVAQNNYKAVVSLVGYGADVNNPITRSLNPLALALNNRSDSIVQILRINGAEQIKRPDFNQVLFGLNYIFNESDKQLGFSLGIHDSRFHFMPSIGYSFRPQAIRVLEKGKHNEMYQYWERRHYIYATLDKGFLVQQFNKNLSTGAWAGLSGVITFGGYKGSSLSPDTRFILAPRAGMYLKFSNARLRFFYEIMDLHLTGYNYDWFGVSLDLLFDTGKGKLRFP from the coding sequence ATGAGCCGTAAATTATACATAATATTTATCCTGCTGTTCCTGTTTTCGTGGCATGCATTTGCACAGGATGAAACCGAAACCATGGTATCCGAGAGCTTCCTGATCAAATCCGCAGAGGAGGGTGATTCAGTCCAGGTAAAAACTCTTGTTCGTTCAGGGGTAAATCCCAATTGTACAACATGGGAAGGTGTCACACCTCTGATGTTTGCTTCGCAAAACGGCCATATTAACATAGTAAAGTACCTTCTGTATGCAGGAGCCAAGCCGAACTTACAGGCCGTCGATGGTAACACGGCATTGATACTGGCTATACAGACCGGGCAGATAGCCATTGCAGAAACACTGATACAAAACAAGGCCGATATTAACATGGCTAATAATGATGGTGTCACACCTCTTATGCAGGCGATCATGGTGGATAGCTTTTATATTCCCGATATGTTGATTTATTACGGGGCAAAAGCAGGCGACAAAGATAAAAAGGGTCGGACAGCCCTTATGCTGGCAGCCATGTATGGCAGCTATGATATTGCCCTGGAACTGCTTCAGGCCGGTGCAGGTGTCAATGATACTGATGAAGAAAAGAACACAGCCCTGCATTATGCCACATTGAACGGGAACAGGCAGGTGATGGATCTGCTGATCGTAAACGGCGCTGAAATTGATGCAAGAAACACATCAGGATATACTCCTTTGTCAACTGCTGTAGCGCAAAATAATTACAAGGCCGTTGTTTCATTGGTCGGCTACGGGGCCGATGTGAACAACCCGATCACCCGTTCACTGAATCCGCTCGCACTGGCACTTAACAATAGAAGTGACTCCATAGTGCAAATTCTCAGGATCAATGGTGCAGAACAAATAAAGCGTCCCGATTTCAACCAGGTATTATTCGGGTTAAACTACATTTTTAATGAAAGCGACAAACAACTTGGCTTTAGTTTGGGTATCCATGATTCACGGTTTCATTTTATGCCTTCGATCGGCTATTCATTCAGACCCCAGGCTATAAGAGTCCTTGAGAAAGGAAAGCACAATGAAATGTACCAGTACTGGGAAAGGCGGCATTACATATATGCAACACTGGATAAGGGTTTTCTTGTGCAGCAATTCAATAAGAACCTCAGCACCGGTGCCTGGGCCGGTTTGTCAGGTGTTATTACATTCGGAGGCTACAAAGGATCTTCGTTATCGCCGGATACCCGCTTTATACTGGCACCGCGCGCCGGTATGTACCTGAAATTCTCAAATGCAAGGTTACGGTTCTTCTATGAAATTATGGACCTGCATCTTACCGGATATAATTACGACTGGTTCGGAGTATCACTTGATCTCCTCTTTGATACAGGAAAAGGAAAATTGAGGTTCCCTTAA
- the pdxB gene encoding 4-phosphoerythronate dehydrogenase PdxB, whose amino-acid sequence MKVVADDKIPFLKGVLEPFADIVYVNGSKISSDHLRDADALLIRTRTICNEALLKGSGVKFIGTATIGHDHIDTAWCESNGITWKNAPGCNAWSVRQYITSTLFNLAAIHQFDLSDRVLGVVGVGNVGSKIVRTAELMGMRVYLCDPPKVRETGACGFISLKGILRECDILTFHVPLNRDGEDKTWHMVDAGLLSSVNPGTIIINSSRGEVADGTALKAALKSGKISGFVLDVWENEPDIDLELMALCDQATPHIAGYSVDGKATGTAMIIHELSRYFNLPLEKWEATGLPEPDEPVIHIDCTGLQTHEIIRKAVWHTYDVKADDTRLRSDPALFEKLRGDYPPRREFGAFTVKLSGPGSAAGMILRKMGFIVI is encoded by the coding sequence ATGAAAGTTGTTGCTGATGATAAAATCCCCTTTCTTAAGGGTGTTCTTGAACCTTTTGCAGACATCGTGTACGTAAACGGTTCGAAAATAAGTTCTGATCATTTGCGTGATGCCGATGCCCTTCTGATCCGCACACGTACTATTTGCAACGAGGCATTGTTAAAAGGATCGGGTGTCAAATTTATTGGAACGGCAACAATAGGCCATGATCATATTGATACCGCCTGGTGTGAATCGAATGGCATTACCTGGAAAAACGCCCCCGGATGCAATGCATGGTCGGTAAGGCAATATATAACTTCCACTCTTTTCAACCTGGCAGCCATACATCAGTTTGATCTTTCTGACAGGGTTCTTGGTGTGGTAGGGGTAGGCAACGTCGGCAGCAAAATTGTAAGAACAGCCGAACTGATGGGCATGCGGGTATACCTTTGCGATCCGCCAAAAGTGCGTGAAACAGGAGCATGCGGATTCATATCGCTGAAAGGTATTTTGCGTGAATGCGATATTCTTACATTCCATGTACCCCTGAACCGCGATGGTGAAGATAAAACATGGCATATGGTTGACGCGGGTTTGCTTTCATCGGTAAATCCCGGCACCATCATCATCAATTCATCCCGCGGAGAGGTGGCTGATGGCACGGCTCTGAAAGCGGCACTCAAATCGGGTAAAATTTCAGGTTTCGTGCTGGATGTATGGGAAAACGAACCGGATATTGACCTTGAGCTGATGGCCCTGTGCGACCAGGCAACACCTCATATTGCAGGTTATTCAGTGGATGGCAAAGCCACTGGCACAGCCATGATCATTCATGAACTGAGCCGGTATTTCAACCTGCCTCTTGAAAAATGGGAAGCAACGGGTCTTCCTGAACCGGATGAACCGGTTATACACATTGACTGCACCGGTCTTCAAACCCATGAAATCATAAGAAAGGCTGTATGGCATACTTATGATGTGAAGGCAGATGACACAAGGCTGAGGTCTGACCCTGCTTTGTTTGAAAAATTACGGGGCGATTATCCGCCAAGGCGTGAATTCGGGGCTTTTACCGTAAAGCTTTCAGGACCAGGCAGTGCAGCTGGTATGATTCTTCGGAAAATGGGTTTCATTGTAATATAA
- the gnd gene encoding decarboxylating NADP(+)-dependent phosphogluconate dehydrogenase, which produces MNEKADIGLIGLAVMGENLVLNMESKGFTVAVFNRSVEKVDKFLNGRGKEKKFIGAHDIAEFVLSIKRPRKVMMLVKAGQPVDDFIELLIPHLEKDDIIIDGGNSHFPDTIRRTAYVESKGLLYIGTGVSGGEEGALKGPSIMPGGSPAAWESVKPIFQAVAAKVENGIPCCDWVGENGAGHFVKMVHNGIEYGDMQLINEAYHIMKDLCGLTYDEMYRTFAAWNEGELDSYLIEITRDILGFKDENGEPLVEKILDTAGQKGTGKWTGIEALNLGVPLTLIVEAVFARSLSSFKDERVKASKILTRVKPDYSGNRKTLVGDIKHALYAAKIVSYAQGYALMRSAAQEYKWNLNYGGIALMWRGGCIIRSAFLGKIKEAFDRNYNLENLLLDPYFTQTVLQAQEGWRRVVSAAVEQGIPVPAMSSALAYFDGYRCERLPANLLQAQRDYFGAHTYERTDQPRGQFFHTNWTGRGGDTASSTYNA; this is translated from the coding sequence ATGAACGAAAAAGCAGATATCGGCCTGATTGGCCTGGCAGTAATGGGCGAAAACCTTGTTCTTAATATGGAGAGTAAGGGCTTTACAGTGGCGGTCTTTAACCGCTCTGTCGAGAAAGTCGATAAATTCCTTAACGGAAGAGGAAAAGAAAAAAAATTCATAGGCGCTCACGATATTGCTGAATTTGTTCTGAGTATTAAACGGCCCCGAAAAGTAATGATGCTTGTTAAAGCCGGCCAACCGGTAGATGATTTCATTGAACTGCTGATCCCTCATCTTGAAAAGGATGATATTATTATTGACGGCGGTAATTCGCATTTCCCCGATACAATAAGGCGAACCGCTTATGTTGAAAGCAAAGGCTTACTGTACATTGGTACCGGCGTGTCAGGCGGTGAGGAAGGTGCTTTGAAAGGTCCTTCAATCATGCCGGGAGGATCTCCGGCAGCATGGGAATCGGTTAAACCTATTTTCCAGGCAGTGGCTGCCAAAGTGGAAAACGGTATTCCATGTTGCGACTGGGTAGGAGAGAACGGTGCCGGACATTTTGTAAAAATGGTGCATAATGGTATTGAGTATGGTGACATGCAACTCATTAATGAAGCGTACCATATCATGAAGGATCTTTGCGGGCTTACTTATGATGAAATGTACAGGACATTTGCAGCCTGGAACGAAGGTGAACTCGACAGCTATTTGATTGAGATCACAAGAGATATCCTTGGTTTTAAGGATGAGAATGGAGAGCCGCTTGTGGAAAAGATCCTTGACACTGCAGGCCAGAAAGGTACCGGAAAATGGACAGGTATTGAAGCCCTTAATCTTGGAGTGCCTCTTACTTTGATTGTGGAAGCTGTTTTTGCCCGGTCACTTTCATCCTTTAAAGATGAAAGGGTTAAAGCATCAAAGATCCTTACCCGTGTGAAACCCGATTATAGCGGAAATAGGAAAACACTTGTAGGTGATATAAAACATGCTCTGTATGCTGCAAAGATTGTGTCATATGCCCAGGGTTACGCCCTGATGAGGAGTGCGGCCCAGGAGTATAAATGGAACCTCAATTACGGTGGTATTGCACTGATGTGGCGGGGTGGATGTATTATCAGATCGGCTTTCCTGGGTAAAATTAAAGAAGCGTTCGACAGGAATTATAACCTCGAAAACCTGCTCCTTGATCCCTATTTCACACAAACTGTGCTCCAGGCACAGGAAGGATGGAGAAGAGTGGTTTCGGCAGCTGTTGAACAGGGAATTCCTGTTCCTGCCATGTCGTCAGCCCTTGCCTATTTTGACGGGTACCGCTGCGAGCGTTTGCCTGCCAACCTGTTACAGGCTCAGCGCGATTACTTTGGCGCACACACATATGAACGGACCGACCAGCCCCGTGGACAGTTCTTCCATACCAACTGGACGGGAAGGGGAGGGGACACTGCTTCAAGTACGTATAATGCATAA
- the zwf gene encoding glucose-6-phosphate dehydrogenase, which translates to MKVLENQLLVIFGASGDLTSRKLIPALFEIFSQQLLPDGFAILGVGRKEFSSEEFRTKISTELSKTGDKTPGKNVIEAFVSMLHYISVNTMDTSEYGSIRTKIDELQQAHGTGGNCIFYLATPPSLYEIVASGLSINGLTANDNGWKRIIVEKPFGINLKSAQLLNNHLLQCFDEDQIYRIDHYLGKETVQNVMVTRFSNGIFEPLWNRNYIHHVEITAAESIGVEGRGGYYDKSGALRDMVQNHLLQLVSLIAMEPPTRIHAHDIRNETLKVLHSVRRIENIGSDVIRGQYTESMVRGIKHNGYRSEPGVASDSRTETYVALRLFIDNWRWGGVPFYIRTGKCLPVRVTEIVVHFRPTPHRLFCFDEGRMNSDNQLIIRIQPDEGILFKIGMKIPGTGFHVQDVNLDFHYSDLGSQNLPEAYQRLLVDAMQGDATLFTRGDAIEQSWKIVDPILRAWENDQSIPIFGYPAVTWGPQEADGLIDDSTMTWRYPCKNLAEGIYCEL; encoded by the coding sequence ATGAAAGTATTGGAAAATCAGCTTCTTGTTATCTTTGGCGCGTCAGGTGATTTAACCAGCCGGAAGTTAATACCGGCACTATTTGAAATCTTCTCACAGCAATTGCTTCCTGATGGCTTTGCCATTCTTGGTGTCGGCCGGAAGGAATTTTCATCAGAAGAATTCAGGACAAAAATCTCAACGGAACTCTCAAAAACGGGTGATAAAACACCTGGTAAAAATGTAATTGAAGCATTTGTTTCAATGCTTCATTACATTTCGGTAAATACAATGGACACTTCAGAATACGGAAGCATCAGGACTAAAATTGACGAATTGCAGCAAGCCCATGGTACAGGCGGAAATTGTATTTTTTACCTGGCCACACCTCCCTCCCTGTATGAGATCGTTGCCTCGGGACTAAGTATTAACGGCCTTACAGCGAATGATAACGGCTGGAAACGGATCATAGTTGAAAAACCTTTCGGGATTAACCTGAAATCCGCCCAATTGTTAAACAACCATCTTCTCCAATGTTTCGATGAGGACCAGATCTACCGCATTGATCATTACCTGGGGAAGGAAACCGTTCAAAACGTAATGGTGACAAGGTTTTCCAACGGTATTTTTGAACCGCTCTGGAACCGGAATTATATACATCATGTGGAGATAACCGCCGCTGAAAGCATTGGGGTGGAAGGCCGCGGAGGCTACTATGACAAATCAGGAGCCTTGCGCGATATGGTACAGAATCACCTGTTACAGCTGGTATCGCTTATTGCCATGGAGCCCCCCACCCGCATTCATGCACACGATATCCGCAACGAAACCCTCAAGGTGCTTCATTCCGTCAGACGTATTGAAAATATAGGGAGTGACGTGATCCGGGGCCAATACACCGAGTCGATGGTGCGCGGTATAAAGCACAACGGGTACAGAAGTGAACCGGGCGTGGCATCTGATTCCCGAACAGAAACTTATGTGGCCCTGAGGCTTTTTATTGACAACTGGCGCTGGGGAGGAGTACCGTTTTATATCCGTACAGGAAAATGCCTCCCGGTAAGGGTAACAGAAATCGTTGTCCATTTCAGGCCAACTCCTCACCGGTTGTTCTGCTTTGATGAAGGACGCATGAATTCGGATAATCAGCTAATCATCCGCATACAACCCGACGAAGGCATCCTGTTTAAAATTGGCATGAAAATACCCGGTACCGGTTTTCATGTGCAGGATGTCAATCTCGATTTTCATTATTCTGACCTGGGATCGCAAAACCTGCCGGAAGCCTACCAGCGCCTGCTTGTTGATGCCATGCAGGGCGATGCCACATTGTTTACCCGTGGTGATGCGATTGAACAATCGTGGAAGATAGTTGATCCTATATTGAGGGCATGGGAGAATGATCAGTCAATACCGATTTTCGGATATCCTGCGGTAACCTGGGGGCCACAGGAAGCCGACGGTCTGATTGATGATTCGACGATGACATGGAGGTATCCCTGCAAAAACCTGGCTGAAGGAATATATTGTGAGTTATAA
- a CDS encoding transposase, translated as MMSKVSILDQEKRALFSRRFSDDFKKKKVKELETNLVSINEICKTYGVSRTAVYKWIYKFSIMAKKNVRQVVEAKSDTQKIKMLEERIKELERVIGKKQLEIEFKDKMIEIAGIDKKKLSSKLSSGTPTTDPNTGKK; from the coding sequence ATGATGTCAAAAGTAAGTATTCTGGATCAGGAAAAAAGAGCATTATTTAGTCGTAGGTTCAGCGATGACTTTAAAAAAAAGAAAGTCAAGGAACTTGAGACAAATTTGGTATCGATTAATGAAATTTGTAAAACATACGGTGTGTCAAGGACAGCCGTATATAAATGGATTTACAAATTTTCAATTATGGCTAAAAAGAATGTAAGACAAGTGGTAGAAGCCAAGAGCGATACCCAAAAAATTAAGATGCTTGAAGAAAGGATTAAGGAGCTTGAGCGGGTCATCGGCAAAAAGCAGCTTGAGATAGAGTTTAAAGACAAGATGATCGAAATAGCAGGCATCGATAAAAAAAAACTAAGTTCGAAACTCTCATCTGGTACACCTACAACAGATCCGAACACGGGAAAAAAATGA
- a CDS encoding IS3 family transposase — translation MKDVLEVAGTSKQGFHQMLKRRYNSQENREQLLPIIHKLRKDHPRMSARDMYLLLRPQHMGRDQFERFCLSHGFRVKRLKNYRVTTNSYGVTRFANLIRDKKLTGINQVFVSDITYFEIGPKCHYITLIMDLYNREIVGWSSSNNLRTESTTIPALYQLYQTRGRDNVKGAIFHSDGGGQYYCKEFLALTKNILENSMTEEDVYENSHAERLNGTIKNNYLYPYNPKDGSALIKMLNKAVFMYNNGKPHCALGKQTPVSYMRHTVDNENNSKASYFPLSTVYHIHTNNNLISNKKVNVI, via the coding sequence ATGAAGGATGTACTAGAAGTTGCAGGAACAAGTAAACAAGGCTTTCATCAGATGTTAAAAAGACGCTATAACAGCCAGGAGAATCGGGAACAATTACTTCCTATTATACACAAGCTTCGAAAAGATCATCCCAGGATGTCAGCAAGAGATATGTATTTACTCTTGCGGCCACAGCACATGGGGAGGGATCAATTTGAACGGTTTTGTTTAAGCCATGGCTTTCGGGTAAAACGTCTGAAGAATTACCGTGTAACTACAAATAGTTATGGTGTTACTCGTTTTGCGAATCTGATCCGGGATAAAAAGTTGACAGGTATCAACCAGGTTTTTGTGAGCGATATAACCTATTTTGAGATTGGACCAAAATGCCATTATATCACACTGATAATGGATTTATACAATAGGGAAATAGTTGGTTGGTCTTCCAGTAATAATCTAAGAACGGAAAGCACCACCATACCGGCATTATACCAATTGTATCAAACTCGAGGTAGAGATAATGTAAAAGGGGCCATTTTCCATTCAGATGGAGGAGGACAATACTATTGCAAAGAGTTTTTAGCACTCACAAAAAATATCCTAGAGAACTCAATGACAGAAGAAGATGTATATGAGAACTCGCATGCGGAAAGGCTTAATGGCACAATAAAAAACAATTATCTTTATCCATATAATCCAAAAGATGGATCAGCTTTAATAAAGATGTTGAATAAGGCAGTATTCATGTATAATAACGGAAAGCCACACTGTGCACTCGGAAAACAAACACCAGTAAGCTATATGAGGCATACTGTTGATAACGAGAATAACTCCAAAGCGAGTTATTTCCCGTTATCAACAGTATATCATATACATACAAATAATAATTTAATTAGTAACAAAAAAGTCAACGTTATTTAG
- a CDS encoding Gfo/Idh/MocA family oxidoreductase, protein MDQINWGIIGCGNVTEKKSGPAFGKVKGSKVMAVMRRDAVKAADYAKRHNISQWYSNANDIINHTDINAVYVATPPSSHAEYAIKAMEKGKVAYVEKPMATNNDECKRMLDASIATGQPLFVAYYRRYLPYFIKVKEILSCGVLGNLLYAEIDFHISPRQEDFDRDNLPWRLKPEIAGAGYFYDLACHQLDLFEMFFGQVKAVNSKSFNRRGLYTPEDTVFALLEYQSGLPVKASWCFAAGNQEHRDILKIYGSRGSLEFSTFDFTPIRLNTEDGLQEFLPENPENIQYWFIRNMVEQLQNEGPVFGNAESAVRTNALMDKILNKNL, encoded by the coding sequence ATGGATCAGATCAATTGGGGTATAATAGGTTGCGGCAATGTTACTGAAAAGAAAAGCGGACCTGCTTTCGGTAAAGTGAAAGGTTCCAAGGTCATGGCCGTTATGCGTCGTGATGCCGTCAAAGCGGCTGATTATGCAAAAAGGCATAATATTTCACAATGGTATAGTAATGCCAACGATATCATCAACCATACTGATATTAACGCGGTGTATGTTGCCACGCCCCCTTCGAGCCACGCAGAATACGCCATAAAGGCAATGGAAAAAGGAAAGGTTGCTTACGTTGAAAAACCTATGGCAACTAATAACGACGAATGCAAAAGAATGCTGGATGCTTCAATAGCCACAGGACAGCCTTTGTTTGTAGCCTATTACAGGCGATACCTGCCTTACTTCATCAAGGTAAAGGAAATCCTTTCTTGCGGAGTGCTGGGCAACTTATTATATGCAGAAATTGATTTTCATATATCTCCCAGGCAGGAAGATTTTGACAGGGACAATTTACCCTGGCGACTTAAGCCTGAAATTGCAGGAGCCGGATATTTCTACGACCTGGCCTGTCATCAGCTTGATCTTTTCGAGATGTTTTTCGGCCAGGTAAAGGCCGTCAATAGCAAATCGTTCAATCGCCGGGGATTATACACTCCCGAAGACACTGTTTTTGCACTTTTGGAATACCAGTCGGGTTTGCCTGTAAAAGCCTCCTGGTGTTTTGCTGCCGGCAACCAGGAGCATCGCGACATTCTTAAGATTTACGGTAGCCGGGGTTCCCTTGAGTTTTCAACTTTCGATTTTACTCCTATCCGGTTGAATACAGAAGATGGCCTGCAGGAATTTCTTCCTGAAAACCCTGAGAACATCCAATACTGGTTTATCCGCAATATGGTGGAGCAGCTTCAGAACGAAGGCCCTGTGTTTGGAAACGCTGAAAGCGCAGTACGCACAAACGCCCTGATGGATAAAATACTGAATAAGAATTTATGA